In Chitinivorax sp. PXF-14, the DNA window ATGAACAGCGCGTCCTGCGTCGGGTTCAGCTTCGCTTCGATCGCGTAGTTGGTGTTGATCAACGCCAGCTCGACCTGGTTCAGGATGCGCGGCAACGTCGCGGCTTCGAGCTCCTTGATCTTCAGGTGCTTGGGGTTGTCGACGATGTCCTTCGGTGTGGCGAGGATGTTGGCCGGGTCCTTCAGCTTGATCAGGCCGTTCTGCTGCAGCAGCGCGAGCGCGCGGCCGGCGTTGGACGGGTCGTTGGGGATCGCGACGGTGGCGCCGTCCTTCAGCTCGGCGGCCTTCTTCACCTTGACCGAGTACGCGCCGAAGGGCTCGACGTGTACGGCGGTCACCGCCACCAGATTGGTACCCTTGTTCTTGTTGAACTCAGCGAGATAGGGCTTGTGCTGGAAGAAGTTGGCATCGAGACGCTTCTCGGCCACCTGCACGTTCGGCTGCACGTAATCAGTGAACACCTTCACGTCGAGCTCGACACCCTGCTTGGCCAGTGCCGGCTTCACGAATTCGAGGATCTCGGCGTGCGGCACGGCGGTGGCGGCCACGGCCAGCTTCTCGGCGGACACAGCGCCGGCGGACACGGCCAGCAGGCCGGCCAACAGGGCGGATACGGACTTTTTCATTGCGGTTTCCTTTAACGTTCTGACTATCGATCGAATCAACGATGGGGGCTATTGCGTTTCAACAGCGGAAATCCAGCACGCCGGCCCCTCTCATTTACGGGTAAAACGAATCACCACGCGGTCGCCCACGGTCTGCAGCACTTGCACCAGCACCAGCAAGAGCGCGACGGTGATCACCATCACATCGGTCTGGAAGCGCTGGTAGCCGAAGCGGATCGCCAGGTCGCCCAGGCCGCCGCCGCCGATCACGCCCGACATCGCGGTGTAGGACACCAGCGTGATCGCCGTGACGGTGACGGCCGCCACCAGGCCCGGCAGCGCCTCGGGCAGCAGCGCGCCGAACACGATCTGGCGCGTGCTGGCGCCCATCGCCTGGCAGGCCTCGACGATGCCGCGGTCTACCTCGCGCAGCGCGGTTTCGACG includes these proteins:
- a CDS encoding MetQ/NlpA family ABC transporter substrate-binding protein: MKKSVSALLAGLLAVSAGAVSAEKLAVAATAVPHAEILEFVKPALAKQGVELDVKVFTDYVQPNVQVAEKRLDANFFQHKPYLAEFNKNKGTNLVAVTAVHVEPFGAYSVKVKKAAELKDGATVAIPNDPSNAGRALALLQQNGLIKLKDPANILATPKDIVDNPKHLKIKELEAATLPRILNQVELALINTNYAIEAKLNPTQDALFIEGAQSPYANLLVARPDNKDAPAMKKLAAALNSAEVKQFIAQKYKGAVVPAF
- a CDS encoding methionine ABC transporter permease, with translation MDFANLDWADIWQATLDTLTMLGGSLLFTVLLGLPLGVLLFLTAKRQLLANGWLYGALSFAVNVLRSVPFVILLILLIPFTVWLTGTSLGVAGAIPPLVVGATPFFARLVETALREVDRGIVEACQAMGASTRQIVFGALLPEALPGLVAAVTVTAITLVSYTAMSGVIGGGGLGDLAIRFGYQRFQTDVMVITVALLLVLVQVLQTVGDRVVIRFTRK